The Solenopsis invicta isolate M01_SB chromosome 3, UNIL_Sinv_3.0, whole genome shotgun sequence region GtgcaattataacaattaatgaattaaaaataaatacatgtacacttaattatagtaatttattactttatttcgGAAATTAGATCTTACTTCAAGAAATGCATTTGTtagatttaatacaaaatacgtttaaaaaaatgtatatttacttgAGAATGCACACTTATTACgattgatgaattaaaattaaattaatatatacttaattagatgtaaataatattttgtttgataatataaaaatttgtttgaaaatataaaatcattttattagtaaatttaaattcagtacataattacttgttttaagtttacatctttttattggagaaaaacattttgctccaatatattttcattgatCATATGaatttttacgtaaacaaaataattaaattgatattatatgtatataacgaaTGATTCactataattaagtatatatgtgtataatatcaatttaattattttgtttacgtaaaaatttatttggtaactggttgaagttagaagaaagtttaataaggaaaatttacatggtttttagtcggctacaaaatgcacgtaaagaaattttttttactcgtcacctttttgagttatgaaggtcaatgtaggttttttaaatgggtacctataattttttttgcatatttacatagtagaagtaattttcaatcaaaattatattaagaaaaaaattgctacgacgcatcgtttacgagataatcggcatgcaaagtaataatttggatcgagtattgttgaacaaatttggaatatcaaataggttgagaaagtaaacattgttttttcatgaaatatttattaacaaattaattaagaaatggttcgaaattgttaccatcatgatcgatacagcattcaacgcgttttataatgtttcttattgttaactgcagcatttctgttgtaatactttcaacagctctagtgattttatgtcgtaaatcttcttcattttcaggaatagttgcataaacaatatccttaatatacccccaacttctgttgtaataccacatctcgagcatatcacacttttccgtaattgtaaacattgttctcacgcgctcgtatgaagtctgttatatcgaacaggatcgctgaccttcaacttttcaaaatacacgactgtttgatttgtaaataaagtatttgtatagcacgtaatatgaattacagggtagtatgagtctgttagtcaatcgtctacatacgagcgcgtgagaacaatgtttacaattacggaaaagtgtgatatgctcgagatctggtatttaagtatgcgtaatgaaaatgaagcacgattactttatcaacaaaaatatccagaacgaagaataccaaataatcgtacatttcgacgaattgaagatcaattgcgtcaaacaggatcgctaacaagacaacgacgtacaatcaaaacagatgaagaaaaagagacaagtgtgctattaagttttattgaaaacagacgtacatccataagaacagtagcacgtaatttagaattatcgaaaagttacgtacacgctgtactaaaaaaattcaaattcaaaccgtttcgtgataatttagtacaagctttacatgaaggagatgcagatcgccgattaatgttctgccactggcttcgagttaattatcgcactgactttggttttcttaataaaatattatggtctgatgaatcttgtttttccaattgtggtatggaaaatcgacataacgtgcatacttggtccgatgtgaatccacatgcgaaaagagataaaggtttccaacgcagattttcggtgaacgtatggtgcggaatcatcggaacaaaaattattggacctttctttttccatggtcatcttaatggtgacaaatacttggaattcttgcaaacaactttctcagattatttacgcgatcttccattatcagtttttcgaaatattatttttcaacaagatggtgctccagcacacaatacacgtgctgtaattaactttttaaataatagatttcctaattgttggatgggtactaatggtcctgtacgatggccaccgagatctccggacttgacaccttgcgattttttcccttgggggtatattaaggatattgtttatgtaactattcctgaaaatgaagaagatttacgatataaaatcactagagctgttgaaagtattacaacagaaatgctgcagttaacaataagaaacattataaaacgcattgaatgctgtatcgatcatgatggtaacaatttcgaaccatttcttaattaatttgttaataaatatttcatgaaaaaacaatgtttactttctcaacctatttgatattccaaatttgttcaacaatactcgatccaaattattactttaatactttgcatgccgattatctcgtaaacgatgcgtcgtagcaatttttttcctaatataattttgatttgaagaTTAAACGAACTTGAAAAGTGAAGTTCGATCTTAATTATGCCTgggtctcgtccggatggacttACTATGTAGTTATACTCCTGCTCGTGTTTCGACAACAGTGTTCACAGAAATAAATCCGCGCGCACCCCGCCGCCGCGCGGTGACCCGCATCGCGTCACGTGGTCCGCTCTGCACCATCATACTCATTATTTTCAAGGTATTGAGGCAAATCGTTTATCTAGAGCCGTAATCTTGGGAGGGCAAAAAGGGGAAGCATGGCAAGTAAGCCTATATTTCCTTTGGGTGTGGAAggtccatccggacgagacccAGGCATAATTAAGATCGAACTTCACTTTTCAAGTTCGTTTAATCTTCAAATTATGCCATtgtgtctcgtccggatggacttACTATGTAGATGTTCAAAGAAAGATTTGCCTCACTCTAAATCACTATATAGCCTCTATCATATTTGGCGGTGTTTATACCGAGAACAACTTTTACTTCgcataaaatatcatttgtaaCAGACCTTGTAacataaactaaaaataaaaggatTCGCCATAACGTGTGGAAAAGCGAAATGCAAGTTTAGGTATAATTTGGTTTACATAAATAAGGCTAAACGGTGCTTATGTAGAAAAAACCGCGTTACAGAAGTCTTCCGGATTAAGAATCGGTCGCTTATAAAATCTTGCAAAAATTTGGAAGTTGCCTGACCATCCCGCCGCACGTTTAATTAAGTCTGTTGTAATTCCATTTCTATCTGCCAATGAAGTAGAGGCGTGTCGAGTGCTGTGGGCCGAGAACAGCTCGCTCCGCACTCCACACTCCTCTAGTCCCTTGCGCAACCATCGACTTAAAGTTTGTACGCCAACTGCTTTATGAGGTTTTTTGCAAGCTATAAATAAGTTGTCACATTGCGCTGCGCGTAAGTTTTTGGTGATTCGTAAATAGTGTTCTAAAATATGGGCGATACATAAGTTCGGGCGGTCAGAAAAACGGGCGAAGGTAAGTATTGGTTGCGGACGCCCTGGGGCAGACGTCTTAACTCGGTCCGGAATTCTAATGACGACTTTCTCTGTCGCGAACATAATTTGCGAAATTTTGATGGCTGACAACGTTTGCGCTCGTTGTCCTGAGCCCAGTGCTAGTAACAAAACAAGCTTTGTAGTAATGGTTTCTAATGACATAGTGTcatatggaaatatttttgctaatttgGCGATCACTGGGGCTGGATCCCAAATAAAATCATAACGGGGTTTTTGAGGTTTTACAATGCTAGCCCCTTTGCAAAAGCGTTTTATTAAAGGATGGTCgcctattttattatttgaaatgagAGAAATTGCTGAGCGGGCAGTGTTAAGCGTAGAATATGATCCTGCGTTTTGTAATTCTTGAGTTAGAAATTCCAACACTTGGTTGACTTCTGGCGAAAATAGATGAATCTGCTGTGTTTGACAGAAGTTCCACCAAGCTTGAAGTGGGCGAGAGTATTGTTTAATTGTAGACTTAGCTAGAGAGGCTAAGATCGTGTCTAATGCTGTTGCCGGTACGGCCCGAGCTTGGAAAGCTTCCCTGATAACTTCCCTGCTGCCAGGGAAAGGTTTCTCCACTGAGGGTGTTGGTCCCTAAAAGGAGATGATAAGAGCGAATGAGATGGCTGAAAAACAATTGGGTCGTTAAGTAAGAGGTGACGAAAGGTGGGAAACCATGGTTGTGAAGGCCACCATGGCACAACCAAGACCCCCGTTGCCTCGTCGTCTATTATTTTGCGTAAGACCTTGGGCAACAAAATAAATGGAGGAAACGCATAAAAGAAGAAGCAATGCCAGTTTATAGTAAAAGCGTCTATCGTCCATGAACCTGGGTCCGGGAACCGCGAGatataaatatcgttttttgtattaattgctGATGCGAAAAGATCGATATCAAAATCTCCAAACTTCTCTTCGATCACCTTGAATGCTTGATTTGATAGCGTCCACTCCGTGTTTACATCTCGAACTCTGAGATTCACTATCCGCGATAACATTGTTAGTAGAAGCAATGTAAGAAGCGTGGAGATAGATATTTCTCTCCTCACACCACTTCCAGATTTCTCTGGCTATTTGTGATAGTAGGAGGTACCGAACTGATCCGAATCTATTCACGTATGAGAGAGCCGTTGTGTTGTCAATGCGGAGTAAAATGTTACAACTGTGTAGATCCGCTGCAAAGCATCTTAGTGCGTTAAAAGCTGCTTTTaactctaaaatattaatatggagAGACTTATCGTCAGGTGACCACCATCCGCGTGTACTTTGATCATTGCAAGAGGCTCCCCAACCTGTTAGAGATGCGTCTGAAAATATTTCGCGTGTAAATGGATTTGAACGGACAATATTGAATTGCTtggtatttgaaaaaattttggtccACCACTCAAAATCTTCTTTTAAATTACAGGGAATATACATTTGTTTAGAATAATTTCCAGAACAGGTTTTTAGAGCCAAGTATTTTTCTCGttcaaaattctttatatataaaggCCCGTATTTAACGGCTGGACACACTGCTACTAAAGATCCGATAAAGCTCGCAAATTTCCTAATAGAGCAGTGCGACTTGCTCGACATGTGTCGTACTAGCGATAGAAGTTTTTGTCTCCTGTCAGGTGGTATGGCTATTGACTGTTGAGTAGAGTCAAACATGAAACCGAGGTATCTACATCGCGATGACGGATTTAACTGAGacttagaataatttataaggaaaCCTAAAGATGTAAATAACCGCAGTGATGCATCGACATTATTCGCACAATCTTTGGTCGATGTTCCAAAAAGCAGTAAATCATCGAGATAGATTACTGACTGGAAACCTTTTTCTCTTAGGTTTGTAATAATTGGGCGTACAATCTTAGTAAAGATAAATGGTGCTGTTGCCAAACCAAATGGCATTGACGTGAACTCATAGCATCTATCCCTCCACTGGAAACGAAGAAACTTCCTGTGAGTAGAGTGCACTGGTACTGATAGATATGCGTCTTCAAGATCTAATGATGCCATTTTAACGTTCGGAATCATAAGCCGTATTACCGTGCGCCAGTCTTCCATTTTAAAATGTGGAGGAAAGATGTATGAGTTCAGGTCTCGGAGATTTAAAATAAAGCGTTTTCCTCCGGAGGCCTTGTCAACTAGAAAAAACGAAGATAAAAATTGATCTTCTGAATGCTCGACTCTCAGTATCGCACCCTTTTGTTGTAAGCGTTTTATCTCCTTGTCGCAATCCTCGGCCTCTGATGTGGAGAAAGAAGGTTCCGTCAGAGAGGGTCGAGGTATTGGCGGTGTGATGAACGGAATCTTATAGCCTTGTACTGCTTCCAAAACTTTCGGGTTTGTGGTTATTTGTCTCCATCTATCTGCGAACAAGGCTAATCGGCCTGCCGACCTTACCGGATTTAACGGCGTGTCCGTGGTCTGGAATGAGACCTGGCTCTCCTGCTGCGACTCTGATGTTGAGAGTTGTCCCTCCTCGGTTGATGAGTCGACGGAATTCTGCGAGGAGGGCCCATCgggttttttgatttttgttgTATATTCTTCTGGCGTTGAGTTGACTGTGTCGGTGGTTGTGATTTTCTGACCATTTTGCGAGCGACTTTTTCGACCGTCTGAGCGGTACTAATTTGCTCAGCAAAGTTGGCCCCAAAAAGGCAGTCGTCTACCACTGCTGCATCTGATACCGTTTTTGCCAAAAAATTGAGTGATGGGACAATAAATGCTCGTCTTGCTTGCGACAAGCGGTAATGATGATCTGCTAAGAGACGAATGCCCTCCGCAAGTTTTGTGGCTGCATTTCTCGCTTCTTCCGAAACCTGAAGGATTTCAAGATTTGCCAAATCTGAAAAACCTGAGCCGATGGCGTTTAGCGATGCTCCTACTTGAGCCTGAGCCTGCAGTTGATGCTTGTCTCGAACCCTAGCCGTACTGCCTAGGTTAGGGAGAATTTCCCCATTTAATTTAGGCGGGCTGAGAAAAACCAGATCCTCTTTCGGTTCGTACTTAACGAGGAGTGCGTCTCTCAACTCGTTTTTAAGCCCTGTGCGAACGTCGGTTTTTGCAGTGCTAAGAATACCTGGTAGCCATGATGCGGTCGGAGGCCGCTGAATTTGTTCGCCGAACAGTTCTAAGACGAAGGAGTCTGGGCCCGTCGTTTCTCCGATAGCGTTCGTTTTGCTAGTATCCATTATTATGGCATCGTTAAATACGACGTTGTTAGTTCTCGCTGGACTAAGAACGTCAGCACTCcctgaaaaaggaaaagaaatggTCTTGCAGAACGGAACAGTCGGTTGTGCTTCCTCTTTGCCGTAACATACGTACGGGTCGACAAGGAAACCCACCTGGTTCGCTGCCCCGACCGTTACTGGTCGTCTGTTCGTCTGCGAGCCTTTCGGGAGTGTGAGACACATCGCCTGAATCTGTCGAGATTCCCGCCAAAGAAACTAGATTCGCCAATCTGTCGTGTTTCTGCGGAACGGCTGTTCCTGCTGGAAGCTCTCGATTTTTCATGAAAACGAGAAACTCGTTAAAAGTTTCTAACAGTCTTACATGTTGCTGCGATGAGATATTGCCGGGCGCGTGGCCGAAGAGGTTAGGCGGGCTGTTGGAGGGGTTACGCGCTTTTTCCCGCGTTGACTCGTGATGTCTACGTCTTCTCTTCCTAGAAGAACTCGATAGATCCTCCCTCGAAGAATTACGACGTTTCCTGTGCTTTGGCATTGCGTAAAAACACACTGATCTGTGAACTGACTTGTTGAGTCTTACACGAACAGAAACATAATGAGTATGATGGCGCAGAGCGGACCACGTGACGCGATGCGGGTCACCGCGCGGCGGCGGGGTGCGCGCGGATTTATTTCTGTGAACACTGTTGTCGAAACACGAGCAGGAGTATAACTACATAGTaagtccatccggacgagacacaATGGcataattgaaaattacctctactatgtaaatatgcaaaaaaaattataggtacccatttaaaaaacctacattgaccttcataactcaaaaaggtgacgagtaaaaaaaatttctttacgtgcattttgtagccgactaacaaccatgtaaattttccttattaaactttcttctaacttcaaccagttacgagatatttgctcggacatttatggacggacaccct contains the following coding sequences:
- the LOC120357128 gene encoding uncharacterized protein LOC120357128, with the protein product MPKHRKRRNSSREDLSSSSRKRRRRHHESTREKARNPSNSPPNLFGHAPGNISSQQHVRLLETFNEFLVFMKNRELPAGTAVPQKHDRLANLVSLAGISTDSGDVSHTPERLADEQTTSNGRGSEPGSADVLSPARTNNVVFNDAIIMDTSKTNAIGETTGPDSFVLELFGEQIQRPPTASWLPGILSTAKTDVRTGLKNELRDALLVKYEPKEDLVFLSPPKLNGEILPNLGSTARVRDKHQLQAQAQVGASLNAIGSGFSDLANLEILQVSEEARNAATKLAEGIRLLADHHYRLSQARRAFIVPSLNFLAKTVSDAAVVDDCLFGANFAEQISTAQTVEKVARKMVRKSQPPTQSTQRQKNIQQKSKNPMGPPRRIPSTHQPRRDNSQHQSRSRRARSHSRPRTRR